TATCCAGTAACATGTCTGTCATTATGTATTTTCTATAAATCCCTCCATTTACCTCAGTTATTATGCCAGACAATGTATGTAATGTCTGTGAGATCAgagccacatccagatcccctgCACCCTGGAGACGTTTAtcatgtccctctgtgtccccattACCCCCCTCCTcagtgtcacacaagtcacctgtgtctggCTCCTGTAGGACAGTCAGTGGGTCAGACATTTTACACAACTTCTCAATGTCACCCATCTTCCCAGACAGCTTCTCTTTGTTTATTTCAAGTTGTTGGATAGAATGAGAAATAGAAAGTGACATCTGCTCTTCCTGCCTGGAGACCTCAGCCAGGACTTTCTTCTCCAGGTCTTCCAGCTGTCTCCTGAGGTCTCTGATCAGGGCAGTCACTCTCGCTTTAACGTCAGTTGATTTTCCACGCGTGCTTCTCATGTGTTCCTGCAGCTCCTGGACTCTTTTCTcagcctcctctctctctgtggtCAGGTCCAGCAGATCATTTCTCAgcttctttctcttcttttcagAGGCCTCCTCCAGCTTTTCCACCTGGTGTCCCTGATGTTCTCCATCCAGCCTGcaggacacacagatacaggcattgtcctcagtgcagtaatactccaggatCTTCTTATGCACAGAGCATTTCCTGCTCCCCAGGGAAGTGGTGGGGTCAGTGATGATGTGCTCTGGTGActtgctgtggactctcaggtgTTTATCACACAGGGAAACCTCACAGTGCAGACAAGTCTTAGCAGCAGGAACAGGAGAATCCACACAATGAGTACAGAAGACTCCACTCTCCTCCTGATGTGGCTGAGCAGGCAGGAAACTCTCCACAATGTTACACAGAGTTATGTTCCTGACCAGGACAGGGCGCTCCACAGACTCTGCTCTGCATTCTGGGCAGGAGTAACGTCCAGCGCCCTCCTGTGAGTCCAGCACACAATCAATACAGCCCCGGCAGAAGTTGTGGCCACATCTCAGCGttacaggatctgtataaatgTTCAGGCAGATGGAACAGTCCAGCAGCTCCTTCCTCACATCAGCAGAGGCCATGGCTGAGAGCGGGAGAGAGAAATGAAAGTAACTCTGACAGTCAGGAAGCAGCAGACTGTAACTCACAATGAGGGTGGGGCAGAGTCAGTGTATTGCTCAATCTGTACAAACACTACTGAGATAAAACTGGCCATGAATGCATTGATTTTTCTGGTCTAATCTGACAGTCGACTGACCTTTATTCAATTTAGTGCAGGTTATCAAGCCACAGTCTCacaagacatgctggaaaatctctgtTTGATGGGGTAGGACAGGAGCAGTGGTGGGGTATCCATGATGGGGTATATGCAAAAATGGCTTGCGGAAAAAAGGGCCCCCAGTAATGCTGATAGTAAAACATCggtattaaagaaaatctgtaaattAAGAAAAAgtaccctgggggtacttacctcgtgagggggaag
This DNA window, taken from Hyperolius riggenbachi isolate aHypRig1 chromosome 3, aHypRig1.pri, whole genome shotgun sequence, encodes the following:
- the LOC137561740 gene encoding E3 ubiquitin/ISG15 ligase TRIM25-like; this translates as MASADVRKELLDCSICLNIYTDPVTLRCGHNFCRGCIDCVLDSQEGAGRYSCPECRAESVERPVLVRNITLCNIVESFLPAQPHQEESGVFCTHCVDSPVPAAKTCLHCEVSLCDKHLRVHSKSPEHIITDPTTSLGSRKCSVHKKILEYYCTEDNACICVSCRLDGEHQGHQVEKLEEASEKKRKKLRNDLLDLTTEREEAEKRVQELQEHMRSTRGKSTDVKARVTALIRDLRRQLEDLEKKVLAEVSRQEEQMSLSISHSIQQLEINKEKLSGKMGDIEKLCKMSDPLTVLQEPDTGDLCDTEEGGNGDTEGHDKRLQGAGDLDVALISQTLHTLSGIITEVNGGIYRKYIMTDMLLDINTANDYLNISDDRKTATYVGVKQNRPVRPERFQKRLNVISSQSFSSGRHCWEAECNGTGGWKIGMCYPSIERKGDLSQIGNNNKSWCLRREKKQYAVLHDSEVIQVPHSVSINRVRVCLDYEAGQLSFYELCDPIRHLHTFTATFTEPLHAALCVYNAEGNWVKILPYK